A window of the Sabethes cyaneus chromosome 1, idSabCyanKW18_F2, whole genome shotgun sequence genome harbors these coding sequences:
- the LOC128746198 gene encoding NTF2-related export protein-like, whose product MSIIFHPDTRMTIDTACRTAEQFTKLYYKSVDKKRHQVARLYMANGRLVWNGHGAAGKNKIRKYFQQLPRSKHIINSLEAQPICGDAVPSQLTLIIQVAGYVKFLQNRRPFLQTFIITEQGEKWKIANDCYVLDKMQQI is encoded by the coding sequence ATGTCGAttatttttcacccggatacGCGCATGACAATCGATACTGCTTGTCGAACGGCTGAGCAATTCACCAAGTTGTACTACAAAAGTGTAGATAAAAAACGTCACCAAGTGGCCAGGTTGTACATGGCAAATGGGCGGCTGGTTTGGAACGGGCACGGCGCAGCCGGGAAGAACAAAATTCGAAAGTACTTTCAACAGCTGCCCCGATCGAAGCACATAATTAACAGTCTCGAAGCGCAACCGATTTGCGGTGATGCAGTGCCGTCGCAGTTAACTCTCATTATCCAGGTGGCCGGCTACGTCAAGTTTCTACAGAACCGTAGACCATTCCTGCAAACGTTTATAATTACGGAACAGGGTGAGAAATGGAAGATAGCCAACGATTGCTATGTATTAGATAAAATGCAACAAATCTAA